The following DNA comes from Acidobacteriota bacterium.
CCGAGACGACGTTCGCGGGCACGACGTACGCGCTGCTCCGTCGCGCAGCGAGCGTGGACTCCGGACTTTCCCGAGAGCTGGCTGCCTTGTCGAGCGCGGTGGCGAGCGAGGCGACACGGCTCGTCCGGCGTGCCCGATCCGCCGAACACGAAGCGATGAGCGCGCGCGACCGCCTCGGCGAGCTCGAACGTCAGGTTGAACGCCACGCGGCCGTGATCGAGGAGCGCGAGGAAGGGATCGCCTGGTTGCGCGACGAGCTGGCCGAGGCGCAGCGCATGCGCGAGCGGCTCGAGGACGTGAATCGCTCGCTCGGCGCGCAGCTCGACACGATTCTCGCGTCCCGGGGCTGGCGCTGGCTCAACCGGGCCCGGCGCCTGAAGGCTCGCCTGCAGCGCCTGTCTGGGCTCGGCGGCCGCACGCCGGGGCCAACGAGTCGTGCTCGTGAGGAAACGGGCGCGGCGGCCCCGCGCACCTCGCGCCCGGCGGCGCCGGGATCGTGGGAGAGCCTCGAGCTGCTGCCCGAGATCGCTCGCGGCGGCGTCCGCCGGAACCGCATGGCCCTGGCTCCTCGCCAGCGCCACGACGTCGTGTGCCTGTCGATCATCGATTGGGATTTCCGCTTTCAGCGGCCGCAGCAACTGATGGCCGCGTTCGCCCAGCGTGGCCATCGCGTCTTCTACGTCAGCCTGGCCAGATTCGCGGACTCGGGCGAGGGCCTCGAGCCGAAAGTCCGGCTGATCCGCGACGGGGTGTACGAAGTCCAGCTCGCCGTGCCGAGACCTCCCGACCTCTACGGAGGCGGCCTGCCGGCGGATGTTCTCGATGCCGCGACGGATTCGCTGGCCCGGCTGCGGCACCAATACGACATCTCGTGCGCGGCGCTCTACGTGATGATCGCGTCATGGGCGCCGCTGGCCACGGCGGCGCGCCGGCTCTGGGCCTGGCCCGTCGTCTACGACTGCATGGACGAGTGGGAGAACTTCCCGGGCGTGAAGCGCGCGGTGGTCGACGCCGAAGCCGCGCTCGTGCGCGAGTGCGACCTGCTCGTGGTCACGGCGGCGCGATTGCAGCAGAAGTGGGCGTTCGCCGACCGGCCGACCGTGCTGGCCCGCAACGCCGTCGACTTCGACTTCTACGCGGAGCGGTGCATTCCCAACACGCTGCTCGCCGGCGTGCCGCACCCGATCGTCGGCTATTACGGCGCGATCGCGGACTGGTTCGACGTGGATCTCGTCGTGGAGGCGGCGCGTGCGAGGCCCGGCTGTCAGTTCGTGCTGCTCGGCGGCGTCTTCGGCGTGGACGTCTCGACGCTGACGGCGCTGCCGAACGTGCGGCTGCTGGGCCAGCAGCCGTACGACACGATGCCGCAGTATCTCTTCCACTTCGATGCGTGCCTCATCCCGTTCAAGATCAATCCGATCACTCAGGCGACGGATCCGGTGAAGCTGTACGAGTACCTGAGCGCCGGCAAGCCCGTGGTGTCCGTGGCGCTGGCCGAGCTGGCGCCGTGCGCGGACCTCGTCCATCTGGCGCGGACGCCCGGCGAGTTCGTCGCAGCGATCGACCGCGCGTTGTCCGAAGACGATCCCGACCTGGTGGAGCGCCGGCGGGCGTTCGCCGCCGCCAACACCTGGAACCAGCGCTGCGAAGCGATCGCGACCGCGCTCGTCGACGCGACACCGCTCGTCAGCATCGTGATCGTCACCCACAACAACCTGCCGCTCACGATGCTGTGCCTCGAGAGCCTGCTGCGCAACACCAACCTGCCGGCCTTCGAAATCGTCGTCGTCGACAACGCGTCCACCGATGGGACGCCGGATTTCCTCGGCGCGCTCGCTCCGGGCTGTCCCGAGCTGCGCGTCGTGTACAACGCGCGAAACGAAGGATTCCCCAAGGCGAACAACCAGGGCCTCGCCGCCAGCCGCGGCGCGTTCATCGTTCTGCTGAACAACGACACGGTCGTCCCGCCGCACTGGCTGCCGCGCTTGCTCGCGCACCTGCGCGATCCCGCGGTCGGCCTGGTCGGACCCGTGACGAACTTCGCCGGCAACGAGGCCAAGCTGCCGGTGTCCTATCGCACCATCGGGCAGATGGAGCACTTCGCGGCCGAGCGAAGCCGTCTGTTCGAAGGTCAGTTCGCGGACATCCCGGTGCTGGCCATGTTCTGCGTCGCGATGCGTCGGGAGACGTACGACCGCGTCGGCGCGCTCGACGAGCGGTTCGGCATCGGCATGTTCGAGGACGACGACTACACCCATCGGGTGCGCGCGCTCGGTTTGCGGATCGTCTGTGCGCGCGACGTGTTCATCCACCACGTCGGACAGGCGGCGTTCAAGACACTGATCGATCGCGGAGACTACGACGCGCTCTTCGAGCAGAATCGCCGCTGGTACGAGACGAAGTGGGGGGTGAGGTGGGTGCCGCACCGCCATGGCGCGCTCAACTGGAAGGGGGGCCCGTCGGGCCGGCCGCCCGGCTCTGCGTCGCTCGACACCCGCGCTTTCGACGCCCCGGCGCAGGTGCCCTGACCCTTTCGCCGGCTCGACGGCGAAGACATCACGAAGCGCTTACACACCTCTCCACGGCATTTCCGGCGTTGACATCGTTTCGGTCGGTGTTCTACGCTCTGCCTCCCCCAAGCCACAGTCACAGTGCACTGACCTGACGGCTCGCGCCGCGGGCGGGAGGTAGGACGTGATCGGTAGGTCTCGTCTGTCGAGTGGTGTTCCAGCAGGTTTACGCTCGGGACTGCGCGTTGCATCGATGCTCCTGGCCGCGCTCGCCGCCAACGCGCCGAACGCCTCCGCCGACGGCACGATCAGCGGCCGCGTCACCAGTTCCACGACGTCGCTCGGCATCGCAGGCACGAAGGTCTGGGCCTTCTCGATGAACGACGACGTCGCGGTCAACACGACGGTCGACGGCTCCGGCAACTACAGCCTGTCGCTGCCGGCCGGCAGCTACGGGGTGTTCACGCAGAACACCCAGGGCTACATCAACGAGATCTGGAACAACGTCCAGTGCTCGGCCGTCTGCGACCTCGAGGCCATCACGCCGCTCGACGTGACGACCGGCGCGATCACCAACATCGATTTCGTGCTCGACCCCGGCGGCCGGATTGCCGGCAGGGTCACGTCGGGTGGCGTAGGCATTCCGGGCATCACCGTGACGTTCTACGACCCGTCAGGCGAAGCGGACTTCACGAGTGCCGTGACCGACAGCGACGGGAACTACATCAGCGACGGCGGCACGGCGACGGGCAGCATCTTCGTCCGCACCGAAAACGACCTGGGCTATCAGGACGAAGTGTGGAACGACATCAAGTGTCTCTGGTGCGACGCGACCGAGGGCACGCCCGTGCCCGTCACGAACGGGGTCACGACGGGGAACATCGACTTCGCGCTCGACCTTGGAGGACGGATCGCCGGCACGATCACGGACGGCACCACCGGCATACCGAATGTCTCCGTCGTCGTCCACGGCACCGACGGCAGTTGGATCATGAGCGCCACGACCGACGGGTCTGGGCAGTACCTCACCGCGGCGCTGCCTGCGGGGTCCTATTACGTCACGACGTGGGACTCCGGCCGGGTGGACGAGATCTACAACAACGTCACGTGCATCGGCGGCTACTGCAACATGACCGGCGGAACGACGGTGGCCGTCACGGTTGGAAACATCACCAACAACGTCAACTTCGCGCTCGCGGCGGGCGGAACGATCACCGGGACGGTCACGAACGCCGCCGGCGGCGCGCCCCTCGACGTGTTCGTCGGCGTCTTCAATTCGAGCGGCGGATTCATCGGCGGCGGCTGGTCCGGGGAGAGCGGCGTTTTCGAGATCGTCGTGCCGGCCGGGTCGTACTACGTCGCCGTCACCAATGCGGGCTACGCCGGGCAGGTCTACAACGGCGTCGGCTGCCTGGCCTCGAGCTGCAACGTCGTCACGGGCACGCTCGTTCCGGTGTCGGCCGGGGGGACCACCGGCAACGTCAACTTCGCGCTCGTCGCCGGCGGCAACATCACCGGGACCGTCACGGCCGCGGCCACCGCATCGCCGGTGACCAACTACGCCGTCCAACTGATGTCGACGACCAACACGGTGCTGGCGACGATCTTCACGGATGGCGCCGGCGTGTACACGTTCACGGGCGTGACCGCCGGGTCGTACTACGTCCGCACGAACGGCGTCGGGTTCAACCTGATCAATCAGCTCTACAACGGCGTGCAGTGCATCGGCTGCAACGTGACGACGAGCGGCGGCACGCTGGTGTCGGTTTCGGGCGGTGCGACAACGAGCAACATCAACTTCGCCCTAGCGGCCGGCGGCCGGATCAGCGGAACGGTGCGAAACGCCACGAACAACGCGCCGATCGCGAACATCGGCGCGCAGATCTTCACCTCCACGGGCGTTCAGTTGAGCACGCACAACACGAACGGCTCCGGGGTCTACACGACGTCGGGGCTTCCGGCCGGCACCTACTACATCCGCACCAGCAACTCGCTCGGCTTCATCAACGAGGTCTACAACGACCTCTCCTGTCCGCAGGCCGGCTGTACCGTCACGAACGGCACGCCCATCACGGTGACGCTCAACAACATCACGTCCAACATCGACTTCAGCCTCGCCGTTGGGGGTGTCATCAGCGGGACGGTGACGAATGCGGCCGGCGGCGCGGCGCTGACCAACCTCCCCGTCCAGATCTTCAACGCGGTAGGGGCGTCGATCGGCACGGTGAACACGAATGGTGCGGGGCTGTTCACGACGTCGGGGCTGCCGGCCGCCACGTACTACCTGCGGACCAACAACTCGGCGGGATTCATCGACGAGCTCTACGACAACATCGCGTGCCCCTCGACGGCGGCCTGCAACGTGACGACCGGCACCGCCGTGTCGGTCACGGCCGGCGCGACGACGAGCGACCGGAACTTCGCGCTCTCGGCCGGCGGCTCGATCAGCGGGACCGTCAGAAACGCCAGCACGCTCGCGGCAATCTCCGGGATCAACGTCCAGGCGTACGCGTCTACCGGCAGCTTCGTGAAGACGGGCACCGCGAGCGCCGCCGACGGGACCTACACGATCTCCGGGCTGCCGCCCGGCACCTATTACATCCGTACTGCGATCTCCGGCGCCATCTTCTACCTGGACGAGCTGTACAACGAGCTCCCCTGCAGCCCGACGTGCGTGGTGACGACCGGCGCGCCGATCGTCGTCACGGCGGGCACGAACCAGACCGGAAAGGACT
Coding sequences within:
- a CDS encoding glycosyltransferase encodes the protein MNVERYVLCVLAMPHAGSAAVARLLHEAGVGFGGVPGGLDDDAWSHPIFRAIDDELLERLGMANDDPSALPAGWASARGLDDLRARASAAIAGFAADARWGWLSTRAWLTLPFWRQMLPRARYLVCVPEPVSYISALDRRLGLSAEAAADLWLTYVSTVLSATSSDDRLIVFPDELTSNPEAEGDRVLAFLRSSSPAAAVPVQALPAPHLTTAEAETTFAGTTYALLRRAASVDSGLSRELAALSSAVASEATRLVRRARSAEHEAMSARDRLGELERQVERHAAVIEEREEGIAWLRDELAEAQRMRERLEDVNRSLGAQLDTILASRGWRWLNRARRLKARLQRLSGLGGRTPGPTSRAREETGAAAPRTSRPAAPGSWESLELLPEIARGGVRRNRMALAPRQRHDVVCLSIIDWDFRFQRPQQLMAAFAQRGHRVFYVSLARFADSGEGLEPKVRLIRDGVYEVQLAVPRPPDLYGGGLPADVLDAATDSLARLRHQYDISCAALYVMIASWAPLATAARRLWAWPVVYDCMDEWENFPGVKRAVVDAEAALVRECDLLVVTAARLQQKWAFADRPTVLARNAVDFDFYAERCIPNTLLAGVPHPIVGYYGAIADWFDVDLVVEAARARPGCQFVLLGGVFGVDVSTLTALPNVRLLGQQPYDTMPQYLFHFDACLIPFKINPITQATDPVKLYEYLSAGKPVVSVALAELAPCADLVHLARTPGEFVAAIDRALSEDDPDLVERRRAFAAANTWNQRCEAIATALVDATPLVSIVIVTHNNLPLTMLCLESLLRNTNLPAFEIVVVDNASTDGTPDFLGALAPGCPELRVVYNARNEGFPKANNQGLAASRGAFIVLLNNDTVVPPHWLPRLLAHLRDPAVGLVGPVTNFAGNEAKLPVSYRTIGQMEHFAAERSRLFEGQFADIPVLAMFCVAMRRETYDRVGALDERFGIGMFEDDDYTHRVRALGLRIVCARDVFIHHVGQAAFKTLIDRGDYDALFEQNRRWYETKWGVRWVPHRHGALNWKGGPSGRPPGSASLDTRAFDAPAQVP
- a CDS encoding carboxypeptidase regulatory-like domain-containing protein, which gives rise to MLLAALAANAPNASADGTISGRVTSSTTSLGIAGTKVWAFSMNDDVAVNTTVDGSGNYSLSLPAGSYGVFTQNTQGYINEIWNNVQCSAVCDLEAITPLDVTTGAITNIDFVLDPGGRIAGRVTSGGVGIPGITVTFYDPSGEADFTSAVTDSDGNYISDGGTATGSIFVRTENDLGYQDEVWNDIKCLWCDATEGTPVPVTNGVTTGNIDFALDLGGRIAGTITDGTTGIPNVSVVVHGTDGSWIMSATTDGSGQYLTAALPAGSYYVTTWDSGRVDEIYNNVTCIGGYCNMTGGTTVAVTVGNITNNVNFALAAGGTITGTVTNAAGGAPLDVFVGVFNSSGGFIGGGWSGESGVFEIVVPAGSYYVAVTNAGYAGQVYNGVGCLASSCNVVTGTLVPVSAGGTTGNVNFALVAGGNITGTVTAAATASPVTNYAVQLMSTTNTVLATIFTDGAGVYTFTGVTAGSYYVRTNGVGFNLINQLYNGVQCIGCNVTTSGGTLVSVSGGATTSNINFALAAGGRISGTVRNATNNAPIANIGAQIFTSTGVQLSTHNTNGSGVYTTSGLPAGTYYIRTSNSLGFINEVYNDLSCPQAGCTVTNGTPITVTLNNITSNIDFSLAVGGVISGTVTNAAGGAALTNLPVQIFNAVGASIGTVNTNGAGLFTTSGLPAATYYLRTNNSAGFIDELYDNIACPSTAACNVTTGTAVSVTAGATTSDRNFALSAGGSISGTVRNASTLAAISGINVQAYASTGSFVKTGTASAADGTYTISGLPPGTYYIRTAISGAIFYLDELYNELPCSPTCVVTTGAPIVVTAGTNQTGKDFTLAAGGGAIAGTVRDAQTLAVLSGITVQVYDAGGTLAKSVATLLNSGTYAITGLPAGTYYARTNVASSVSYLNQRYDDLPCPTNCPVTSGTPIVVSNGATTGGIDFELTPSLVQNGSFGAGTAGWKLFGAPNDTYMTWNTTGGSFNLRRTPQPAGTPVSQALLFQDTGIAVPTDTPVVAQFDLANTASKVMVMRVLLVGNSANFGLDFAACTFALPNDGLFRTYQMKAHATTAWPNAAVYFYAGQIDPNGGDYYYKVDNVSLALAPGQSIERTECVDPLAPAPAGGADSANLLVNGDFSAGMANWGEDGAIVRRDPMVGGVYEAYRTAVFRPPVVLQKTNPALQPGGMLPAGQRLTLTLRLGNTLPSRARALVLVNDNDFSSFVACAFWLGPNQALSPFAMQIYTSEAWQNPAVSVYPSSGAVAPGWLQLDDVVLQKTPGTSTSGSVCLEGSEASALMALSGLGGAAFSPLLAAVVPPVAPTGDNDRTVGAGDDGPSSSAGGLTGDAAARLGDEPLASPDDTWTQDGDAWTTTAPEAGTLHVLRWT